TACAATCGGCAAGACACTGTAGAGAAAGAGCGCCATAATAGCAGGAGGCCCACCAATACCCAGTAATGGAATCATAAAAACAAGAATGGCCAGTGAAGGAATTGTCTGGATTACCCCAACAATGCCCAGAACAATCTGTCCCAATTTCGGTAGTTTTGCGGAAAGGATACCTAGAGGTATTGAAATTATAATAGCGGCTGATAATGAGATTGCTACCAGAAAAAGGTGTTCTCCTGTATGGCGCATCAATCGGCGAATTGCAGATTCTTCAAAAAATTCAGTTTGCAGAGATAACTTTTCCAAAAGGAAGTCGGAAGCTATCTTACTTTCCGATACCATTTCAAGGTTGGCACGGGAATTCATTTTGATCATTTCTGATTCATTTATTTTGCTTTGAAGTTCTTTCAGAACAGCTACCACATACGGAGCACGTTTTTCTAAATCAGATCGATACAAAATAACAGCATTGTACATAGGAAAATGATTCAGGTCGTCTTCCAGTAACCGCAGCCCATAATACTTTATCCTGGCGTCGGTTGAATAGATATCAATTGCCTGAATACTACCTTTTTCAAGACCTCGATAGGCAAGATCATGATCCAGACCTCTTACATTCTTCTGTGGTAAATTGTAAATTTTGCGTAGGGCCGGCCAGCCGTCTCCTCGGTCCATGAATTCATTACCAAACCCGAATTTTAAATCAGGATAGTGGCGCAGGTCTGATATCTTTTGAATCTTGAGCTCTTCCGCGACTTCCTTGTTCATCCCGATTGCATAGGTATTATTAAAACCCAACGCCTTTGTCATTTTAATATGATGCTTTGTCAGGGCCTGACGAATCTCCTCTTCGCTATATACTCCCTCACCTGCCAGGATTTCCTCACTGATTGTGCCTGTATATTCAGGATAAATATCAATCTCGCCTTTTTTTAAGGCATTCCATAGTACACGGGTACCTCCAAGTTCACGCATATAAACAGGTTGTTTGCCAGTGCTCTTTATTAGATGAGTTACTATCTCACCGAGAATTACAGATTCAGTAAACTTTTTAGAGCCAATTTTGATCTCTGCTGTGGAACTCTGTACAGAAAGAGGAAGGATGGTTATGCTGAGAATATTGCATACAAAAAGGGGTAGGATAATAAAGTATGTTTTCAACTGGAATCCTTCCTCTTAACATCTAAAGGACTCCGTTGAGCATTAATAAAGCTTGTAACAAATGCATCGGCTGGTGATTGTATCAGATCTTCGAGTGTACCTTTCTGTAAAACTCTTCCATCCCTCAGTAACGTAATAGTATCCCCAAAGAAACCGGCTTCCGCTATATCATGAGTTACCAGAACAACTGTTTTGCCAAGTGCTTGAAATATCATTTTCAAATCCTCCTGGAGATCGGCCCTTATCATCGGATCAAGTGCACCTAAAGGCTCGTCTAACAGGAGCACGTCAGGGTCTAACATAAGAGCACGCATCAGACTCACCCTCTGTTGCTGACCGCCCGAAAGCTGTACCGGAAAACGCTCAAGCCCTTCATACGGAAAATGCGTCAGCCTGGTTAGCTCATTCAGCCGTCCATTAATCTGTTCATCACTCCAACACAGGTAGCGTGCCATCAGTACTATGTTTTCATGAGCGGTAAGGTGCGGAAAAAGACCTCCCTCCTGGATAACGTAACCCATTTTTCGCCTTAAAGAAATCACAGTCTCAGGAGTAACTTTGGTTCCTTTAAAAAAAACAGCTCCACTGTCTGCTTGTATAAGGCCTATAATGAGCCGAAGTATAGTT
The window above is part of the Candidatus Scalindua japonica genome. Proteins encoded here:
- a CDS encoding glycine betaine ABC transporter substrate-binding protein → MKTYFIILPLFVCNILSITILPLSVQSSTAEIKIGSKKFTESVILGEIVTHLIKSTGKQPVYMRELGGTRVLWNALKKGEIDIYPEYTGTISEEILAGEGVYSEEEIRQALTKHHIKMTKALGFNNTYAIGMNKEVAEELKIQKISDLRHYPDLKFGFGNEFMDRGDGWPALRKIYNLPQKNVRGLDHDLAYRGLEKGSIQAIDIYSTDARIKYYGLRLLEDDLNHFPMYNAVILYRSDLEKRAPYVVAVLKELQSKINESEMIKMNSRANLEMVSESKIASDFLLEKLSLQTEFFEESAIRRLMRHTGEHLFLVAISLSAAIIISIPLGILSAKLPKLGQIVLGIVGVIQTIPSLAILVFMIPLLGIGGPPAIMALFLYSVLPIV
- a CDS encoding ATP-binding cassette domain-containing protein, with protein sequence MIEIHSVSKTYGRTAALHSINLTIPAGQTTAFIGQSGSGKSTILRLIIGLIQADSGAVFFKGTKVTPETVISLRRKMGYVIQEGGLFPHLTAHENIVLMARYLCWSDEQINGRLNELTRLTHFPYEGLERFPVQLSGGQQQRVSLMRALMLDPDVLLLDEPLGALDPMIRADLQEDLKMIFQALGKTVVLVTHDIAEAGFFGDTITLLRDGRVLQKGTLEDLIQSPADAFVTSFINAQRSPLDVKRKDSS